From the Ferrimicrobium sp. genome, one window contains:
- a CDS encoding benzoate-CoA ligase family protein: MQTQGEQSTTIEDWLVTIPKAFNIADYLLDRHRTDSTTAITDQSGSYTYGDLNDLVLRAATALRQNGLEPEDRLLMVIGDTVVFPALFLGAIRAGIVPIPLNPLLAEEDFRYIIEDSRVKAIITSASEADKIKGAASTSSRVKWIEHDNGLNGPGIGSQILACGTYESPADTVSDEVAFWLYSSGSTGRPKGVRHLHRNVAVTIECFAKRVLGLRADDTVFSAAKLFFAYGLGNGLTFPFGVGARAVYLDGRPTPDSVIDLLTQHHPSVFCGVPTLFASLLASPRAQELGEAGLRICTSAGEALPPEIGRRFEELTGAPIIDGLGSTEMLHIFLANRPGQIRYGSSGTPVPGYEAQLVDDDGTTIDGADTIGELVVRGYSAADGYWNQRDKSLATFRGHWTHTGDKYLRDGDGFYYYAGRADDMMKVSGNWVSPFEVESALIAHPAVLEAAVVPWSDVDTLIKPKAYVVVRPGVDANDELIQDLQSFVKGSLAPWKYPRWIEFVDELPKTATGKIQRFKLRNP; encoded by the coding sequence ATGCAGACGCAAGGCGAACAAAGCACAACGATCGAGGATTGGCTCGTTACGATCCCAAAGGCGTTTAACATCGCCGACTACCTGCTTGATCGGCATCGGACCGATTCGACCACCGCGATCACTGACCAATCTGGATCCTACACCTACGGCGACCTTAACGATCTTGTCCTGCGAGCCGCCACGGCGCTTCGTCAAAACGGGCTCGAGCCCGAAGATCGACTCCTCATGGTGATCGGCGACACGGTAGTGTTTCCTGCCCTTTTTCTCGGTGCCATCCGCGCTGGCATCGTCCCCATACCACTCAATCCCCTCCTCGCAGAGGAGGACTTTCGCTACATTATCGAAGACTCCCGTGTCAAAGCCATCATCACCTCAGCCTCAGAGGCCGACAAGATCAAAGGCGCTGCGAGCACATCATCGCGAGTGAAGTGGATCGAGCACGACAACGGCCTGAACGGACCAGGAATCGGGAGCCAGATTCTGGCATGCGGGACCTACGAGTCGCCCGCAGACACCGTCTCCGACGAGGTAGCCTTCTGGCTCTACTCGTCTGGCTCCACCGGACGTCCAAAGGGGGTTCGCCATCTCCATCGAAACGTCGCCGTTACGATCGAATGCTTTGCAAAGCGCGTGCTTGGCTTGCGCGCGGACGACACCGTGTTCTCGGCAGCCAAGCTATTCTTCGCCTACGGACTCGGCAATGGGCTGACCTTTCCTTTCGGGGTCGGAGCTCGAGCCGTATATCTCGATGGTCGTCCGACACCCGATTCGGTCATCGACCTCCTGACCCAGCATCACCCATCGGTGTTTTGCGGAGTACCGACCCTGTTCGCCTCGCTCCTTGCGAGCCCACGCGCACAAGAACTGGGCGAGGCCGGCCTTCGCATCTGCACCTCAGCTGGGGAGGCCCTCCCTCCCGAGATCGGGCGTCGCTTTGAGGAGCTCACCGGTGCCCCAATCATCGATGGCCTAGGGTCGACCGAAATGCTCCATATCTTCCTCGCTAACCGCCCTGGACAGATCCGCTATGGATCAAGCGGGACACCGGTTCCTGGCTACGAGGCACAACTCGTCGATGACGACGGTACGACGATCGATGGCGCCGACACCATCGGCGAACTGGTGGTTCGAGGGTACTCAGCCGCAGACGGTTATTGGAACCAGCGAGATAAATCGCTAGCGACCTTCCGGGGGCACTGGACGCACACCGGTGACAAGTACCTGCGTGACGGCGATGGCTTCTACTACTACGCCGGGCGCGCCGACGACATGATGAAGGTCTCCGGCAACTGGGTCTCACCCTTCGAGGTTGAGTCTGCTCTCATCGCCCACCCGGCGGTACTCGAGGCGGCAGTTGTCCCCTGGAGTGATGTCGATACGTTGATCAAGCCAAAGGCCTACGTGGTCGTCCGGCCCGGCGTCGACGCCAACGACGAATTGATCCAAGACCTCCAGTCCTTCGTCAAGGGCAGCCTGGCGCCGTGGAAATACCCTCGCTGGATCGAATTCGTCGATGAACTGCCCAAGACCGCGACCGGGAAGATTCAACGGTTCAAGCTTCGCAACCCGTGA
- a CDS encoding helix-turn-helix domain-containing protein: MNRHASPNDYAGRSGKPKVSLTSFADPTQPNTPSSDYAQIVDQLARNLRRERSLLGLSRLELAQRAELSERYLAQLEAGAANPSLTVLTRLARALNTSVLALLDLITLVTPNEAEDLIGRLQRLVATNRDGVALVGLRGAGKTTLGVLLADRLGWRFLRLTELITQRTQMPLDELFSLGGDAAFRRLELESLEQLINAGTKQLVLEIGGGLVTNQPAYTLLRRHLSTVWLSTSPEEHMQRVVDQGDLRPMHGNTRAMDELRAILAERTPLYELAHLHLSTSHQSVAASLTQLISLLANHLGKDYCLSTSESPTIPESETVNSEIRDGLKISEP; encoded by the coding sequence GTGAATAGGCATGCTTCACCCAATGACTACGCTGGACGCTCCGGCAAACCGAAGGTGTCGCTCACCAGTTTTGCGGATCCAACGCAGCCTAATACACCGTCATCAGATTACGCACAAATCGTGGACCAGCTTGCCAGAAACCTCCGTCGTGAGCGCAGCCTGTTGGGCCTGTCGCGACTTGAGCTTGCACAGCGAGCCGAACTCTCCGAACGCTACCTGGCCCAGCTTGAAGCCGGTGCCGCCAACCCCTCCTTGACGGTTCTCACCCGCCTCGCACGCGCACTCAACACGAGCGTGCTGGCACTGCTTGACCTAATAACACTGGTGACCCCAAATGAAGCGGAAGACCTCATCGGTCGACTCCAGCGTCTGGTCGCGACCAACCGCGACGGTGTAGCGTTGGTCGGACTCCGCGGAGCCGGAAAGACCACGCTCGGCGTATTGCTAGCTGATCGGCTCGGATGGCGCTTTCTCCGCTTGACCGAGCTCATCACCCAACGAACACAGATGCCACTCGATGAGCTCTTCTCCCTTGGAGGTGATGCCGCGTTCCGTCGTCTCGAGCTGGAGTCGCTTGAGCAACTCATCAACGCCGGGACAAAGCAACTGGTGTTGGAGATCGGTGGGGGCCTGGTAACGAATCAACCTGCCTACACCCTGTTGCGCCGTCACCTTAGCACCGTCTGGCTCTCCACCTCCCCGGAAGAGCACATGCAACGTGTGGTTGACCAGGGCGATCTGAGACCGATGCATGGCAATACCCGTGCCATGGATGAGCTGCGGGCGATTCTCGCCGAGCGCACACCTCTGTATGAATTGGCCCACCTCCATCTATCAACATCTCACCAAAGCGTCGCGGCTTCCTTAACCCAGCTCATATCGCTACTCGCGAACCACCTCGGCAAGGATTATTGTCTCAGCACCAGTGAGTCACCAACCATCCCCGAGTCGGAGACCGTCAACTCAGAGATCAGGGACGGTCTCAAGATCTCAGAGCCATAG
- a CDS encoding alpha/beta hydrolase: MTPISHLRLGPTILEVASWAPPAQAERLGPTVVLLHEGLGCVAMWKHFGSRLAERLGLRVVAYSRAGYGGSDTIDLPRPLDYMLSEADHTLPRLLDRLCPGPRLLLGHSDGATIALAYAGVHHDPLLAGIIAIAPHVIVEEMTLTAIRRAKADFVHGDLAKKLARYHGSNLTTAFWGWNDVWLDPGFRTFSILDRLPDIKVPILALQGDADPYGSRAQLELIAAQCEQVDIAYIQGAGHAPHLSDPEEVLARIGNFVAPTTSTDSGEHRC; the protein is encoded by the coding sequence GTGACGCCAATCTCGCACCTACGACTCGGTCCGACCATTCTTGAGGTCGCCAGCTGGGCTCCCCCAGCCCAAGCCGAACGTTTGGGACCAACCGTTGTGTTGCTCCATGAGGGCCTGGGCTGCGTGGCGATGTGGAAACACTTCGGCTCTAGGCTCGCCGAACGACTCGGCCTTCGGGTCGTGGCGTATTCGAGGGCCGGTTATGGCGGCTCAGACACCATCGATCTCCCACGACCGCTCGACTACATGCTGAGCGAGGCCGACCACACCCTGCCACGTCTCCTCGATAGGCTCTGCCCGGGGCCACGGCTACTCCTCGGCCACTCGGACGGCGCCACCATCGCATTGGCCTACGCTGGCGTCCATCACGATCCGTTGTTGGCTGGTATTATCGCCATTGCCCCTCACGTCATCGTTGAAGAGATGACGCTCACGGCCATTCGTCGAGCCAAGGCCGACTTCGTCCACGGTGATCTGGCGAAGAAACTTGCTCGATACCATGGGTCCAACCTCACCACTGCATTCTGGGGATGGAATGATGTCTGGCTCGACCCCGGTTTTCGAACCTTCTCAATCCTGGATCGCCTGCCCGACATCAAGGTGCCCATTCTGGCACTCCAGGGCGATGCGGATCCCTACGGGAGCAGGGCCCAACTCGAACTCATCGCAGCGCAGTGCGAACAGGTAGACATCGCATACATTCAAGGCGCGGGGCATGCACCGCACCTATCAGACCCCGAGGAGGTGCTTGCCCGTATTGGCAACTTTGTCGCCCCCACGACGAGCACGGACTCCGGCGAGCACCGCTGCTAA